The genomic window ACCCGAAATCCGGCGCCTATGTCGCGCTTGACGCTGAGGCCTATGCGCAGATCGTGGACGGCGCGATCAGGTTGTAACGCTGCGAAAAATCCGCAGATAGGTCCAATTTTATCTGAATTGTCCAAGAAGCCATTTACTTCTGTCGGGTAAACAGGCGGCCATGGGGAGGCGGTCAGCAAGAGCCGCCGCAACGCGAACGATCGATAACAACAAGCGAGCCAGCCATGTCGGTAAGGTCTAAGGTCATTGAAGCGATCCAGCAGATCGCCAAGGAACAGCACGTCACGCTTCCTGCACTCTCGGACGATCTGTCCCTGCACGAGACGGGCTTCGACTCGCTCGCCTTCGCGATCCTGGTCGCGCGTCTTGAGGACGAGACCGGCGTCGACCCCTTCACCATTTCCGAGGACGCAGCGTTCCCCGCCACCGTGGGCGATTTCGTGCGGGCCTACGAAAATGTCCCCGCGTGAGATCTTTGCGCTTCGCGACCATCTCGGCGCGGAGCTGAAGGGCCGCACGCTGTCAGATGCGCAGACGAGCGTGTCGCTGACGGACATCCTGTCGCAGACGGTCCTCGGCGGCCGCCTGCGCGAATTGTCCGGCCGCTGTGTGCTGCTCAGGCTGTCCGACCAGCTCCGGTCGGGCCTTGCCATGATCGAGCTCGACGGCATCGCGCGTCGCATGCTGCTGTGCCCGCCCGATCTCAACCCGGCGCATCTCGATGCGTTGATCGCGGATGCCGGGATCGATGCCGTCGTGACTGACGAGCCGGATCGCTGGGCCAACACCGGCGTCGCGCTCATTGTCACTGCAGACCTGCCGCTCGAAGCGGCCGC from Bradyrhizobium zhanjiangense includes these protein-coding regions:
- a CDS encoding acyl carrier protein; the encoded protein is MSVRSKVIEAIQQIAKEQHVTLPALSDDLSLHETGFDSLAFAILVARLEDETGVDPFTISEDAAFPATVGDFVRAYENVPA